From a region of the Hymenobacter jejuensis genome:
- a CDS encoding TonB-dependent receptor: MTFRSPQTLAFAALLAAVAPHASAWAQRTPAKTGGKIEDAEIEIVKERVNQLPEATRNYEKIKIEPPTKQKQNVGYTFPDFRLPADRLNPSVRVLTIKQEELSPLTGNYVKGAVGNYGTLYGKAYLHNTRSDAASYGLDFSHLSSTRGSVDKANSGSSQTSLGLNGETYSGPMTLGAKLDLGRERYNFYGYNRNVPRLPPEADSIKQVFQRAAVKVYARNRDKDAALQYDFGVGFNFWKDRFQARENNFNASLRSTYNMSEKGHVVVNGDVSFISYKDSATTSRPFVQITPSYELTLNRLAVSVGATLGYSGDTINDVSQFNVYPAIRLGYTVTEDKFLVFAGLGGAIQRVTMYDLTTEMPWIGPNQRVADTHRGPTLYFGFNATPVRALELNAKVTVSNDRNLYFYNNGGAVVPGAITNGIFRGDSTRFDLVYDKKATQLLNVHGEALYNATEQFRLGFKADYNGYKVHTLEKAYHRPAFQTGLFATYNMYSKLLLGAELYTYSSSYGSTYKRQDALVGYRKLPRATDSVVDLNLRGDYRFSENLSIFALGNNLLGRKYERFLNYPVKGINLLAGVTYDF, encoded by the coding sequence ATGACGTTTCGCTCCCCCCAAACGTTGGCTTTTGCCGCTCTACTAGCCGCCGTTGCGCCGCATGCATCTGCGTGGGCCCAACGGACACCGGCCAAAACTGGCGGTAAGATTGAAGATGCCGAAATCGAAATTGTAAAGGAGCGGGTCAATCAGTTGCCCGAAGCCACGCGCAACTACGAGAAGATCAAGATCGAGCCGCCGACCAAGCAGAAGCAGAACGTTGGCTATACGTTTCCGGATTTTCGCCTGCCCGCCGACCGCCTCAACCCGTCGGTGCGCGTGCTCACGATTAAGCAGGAAGAACTCTCGCCGCTGACCGGCAACTATGTGAAGGGCGCCGTGGGTAATTACGGCACGCTGTACGGGAAAGCGTATTTGCATAATACACGCAGCGATGCCGCTTCCTACGGCTTGGATTTCAGCCACTTGTCCTCCACGCGCGGTTCTGTTGACAAGGCCAATTCCGGTAGCAGCCAGACCAGCCTTGGCCTCAACGGCGAAACCTACAGCGGCCCGATGACCTTGGGTGCCAAACTCGACTTGGGCCGGGAACGGTACAATTTCTACGGTTACAACCGCAACGTGCCGCGTCTGCCGCCAGAAGCCGACAGCATCAAGCAGGTGTTCCAGCGGGCCGCCGTGAAGGTTTACGCCCGCAACCGCGACAAAGACGCGGCTTTGCAATACGACTTTGGCGTCGGCTTCAATTTCTGGAAAGACCGGTTTCAGGCCCGCGAAAACAACTTCAACGCCTCGTTGCGCTCTACTTACAACATGAGCGAGAAGGGCCACGTGGTTGTAAACGGCGATGTGTCATTCATTTCTTACAAGGACTCGGCGACCACCAGCCGGCCCTTTGTGCAGATTACGCCGTCTTACGAGCTGACGCTGAATCGGTTAGCCGTATCGGTCGGAGCGACCTTGGGCTATTCGGGCGATACCATCAATGATGTCAGCCAGTTCAACGTCTATCCCGCAATTCGACTGGGCTACACCGTCACAGAGGATAAATTCTTGGTATTTGCCGGCTTGGGCGGTGCTATTCAGCGGGTTACGATGTACGACCTGACGACCGAAATGCCGTGGATCGGACCCAACCAGCGGGTGGCAGATACGCACCGCGGGCCAACGCTTTATTTTGGTTTCAACGCTACGCCGGTGCGGGCCCTGGAACTCAACGCGAAGGTGACGGTATCCAACGATCGCAATCTGTACTTCTACAACAACGGCGGCGCAGTAGTGCCCGGCGCGATTACCAACGGCATCTTCCGCGGCGATTCGACCCGGTTCGACTTGGTGTATGACAAGAAAGCCACGCAGTTGCTGAACGTGCACGGCGAGGCGCTCTACAACGCCACCGAACAATTTCGCCTCGGCTTCAAGGCCGACTACAACGGTTACAAAGTACACACGCTCGAAAAGGCATACCACCGGCCAGCGTTCCAAACCGGGTTGTTTGCCACGTATAACATGTACAGCAAGTTGCTGTTGGGCGCGGAGTTATACACCTACAGTTCCAGCTACGGTTCAACCTACAAACGCCAGGATGCGCTGGTTGGCTACCGCAAACTGCCCCGCGCCACCGACTCTGTTGTCGACCTAAACCTGCGCGGAGATTATCGTTTCTCGGAAAATCTGTCAATATTTGCTTTAGGCAACAATTTGCTGGGCCGCAAGTACGAGCGCTTCCTCAACTATCCGGTGAAAGGAATCAATCTGCTGGCGGGCGTAACATACGATTTCTAG
- a CDS encoding HU domain-containing protein: MTPLQLSDHIRTLLRDHDCVIIPDFGGLIADYAPAQVHPVRHTLAPPAKRVAFNQSLTRNDGLLVDAMVRALNVPAAQARQLIRDAVAALQAELTATQRTELPGIGVFRRAVGRGLEFEYTGTQNLLPASYGLPELVSRPVRATDALLARDRKPATPMMAAARSRRTMRAFKIAAGIVIAGLVLTANYMFAWQTDYLPNDWKLSVLQPHAQSVATPAEKVARQQATLANNGWSEEFVPDGAADSKEAAPVAPEVKVAKTPTVAARPVKPAAPAKGTASVAKTAAAPKAVAPAAALAKPTVAPAALAAEPTIKARTGRYYVIAGVYTSLKHALVGRKALVDHGHRDARVILPGPGSRQYRLSAVDFPDRTTAYNQVNKLRPHLGKDLWVLNY; the protein is encoded by the coding sequence TTGACGCCTTTGCAGCTCTCCGACCACATCCGAACCCTGCTTCGGGACCACGACTGCGTCATCATTCCCGATTTCGGCGGCCTGATTGCCGATTACGCCCCAGCGCAGGTACACCCGGTCCGGCATACGCTGGCGCCGCCGGCTAAGCGCGTGGCCTTCAACCAGTCGCTCACGCGCAACGACGGCCTGCTGGTCGATGCTATGGTGCGGGCTCTGAACGTGCCAGCAGCGCAGGCCCGGCAGCTCATCCGCGATGCCGTGGCCGCTTTGCAAGCGGAGTTGACGGCAACCCAGCGCACCGAATTGCCCGGCATCGGCGTTTTCCGCCGGGCGGTAGGCCGTGGTTTGGAGTTTGAGTATACGGGCACCCAAAATCTGTTGCCAGCTAGCTACGGGTTGCCTGAACTGGTATCGCGGCCAGTGCGCGCTACCGATGCCCTGCTGGCCCGCGACCGCAAGCCGGCCACACCGATGATGGCCGCGGCTCGTTCGCGCCGCACTATGCGCGCTTTCAAAATTGCCGCCGGCATTGTCATTGCGGGATTAGTACTGACGGCCAACTACATGTTTGCCTGGCAAACAGATTATTTGCCCAACGACTGGAAGCTCAGTGTTCTACAGCCACATGCTCAGTCTGTTGCAACGCCTGCCGAGAAAGTAGCCCGTCAGCAAGCGACGCTGGCCAACAACGGTTGGAGCGAAGAGTTCGTCCCGGACGGGGCCGCAGATAGCAAAGAAGCTGCCCCCGTAGCGCCGGAAGTAAAAGTTGCTAAAACACCGACTGTTGCTGCCCGCCCTGTAAAGCCAGCTGCACCCGCTAAGGGGACTGCGTCGGTAGCCAAAACCGCTGCGGCACCTAAAGCCGTAGCCCCAGCCGCCGCACTAGCCAAGCCGACCGTAGCACCTGCTGCTCTTGCTGCAGAACCAACAATTAAAGCGCGAACGGGACGTTACTACGTTATCGCCGGCGTTTATACCTCGCTAAAGCATGCGTTGGTAGGTCGGAAAGCGTTGGTAGACCATGGGCATCGGGATGCGCGCGTGATTCTGCCAGGACCGGGCAGCCGTCAATATCGTCTTTCGGCCGTCGATTTCCCGGACCGAACTACTGCCTACAACCAAGTCAATAAGCTGCGTCCGCACTTAGGAAAAGATCTCTGGGTTCTCAATTACTAG